The DNA sequence GACCGCGGCGACAGCTGGACCGCGCTCTCCGGCGACCTCACCAGCGGCACCGAACGCATCCGAACCAACTTCTTCGGCACCACGCAGGGCTGGGACAATCCGTGGGACCTCTACGCGATGTCGGAGTACGCCACGATCACCTCGCTCGCCGTGTCGCCCGTGCAGAAGGGTCTCCTCTATGCCGGCACCGACGATGGCGCCATCCAGGTGACCGAGGACGAGGGGAAGAGCTGGCGCCGTGTGCCCCTTGGCGCGCTGCCCGGCCTGCCGGCCACCGCGTTCGTGAACGACATCAAGGCCGACCTCTTCGACGCGAACACGGTGTACGCCGCGTTCGACGACCACAAGAACGGTGTGTACCGGCCCTTCCTCTACCGCAGCACCGACAAGGGCCGCACGTGGACCAGCATCACCGGCGACCTGCCGCAGCGCACGCTCGTGTGGCGCGTGGTGCAGGACGAGGTGAAGCGCGACCTGCTCTTCGCCGGCACCGAGTTCGGCGTGTACGTCACCACTGACGGCGGCAAGCGCTGGCTGCAGTTGAAGGGAGGTCTCCCCACGATCCCCGTGCGCGACCTCGCCATCCAGCGGCGCGAGCACGACCTGGTGGCCGGCACCTTCGGCCGTGGCATCTACATCCTCGACGACTACCGCGCCCTGCGCGAGCTGAACGACGACATGCGCAAGGCCGAGGCCACGCTCTTCGCGCCGCGCACAGCGCACTGGTACAACCCGCGCTCCCCGCTCGGTGGTGGCCGTGCCGGCTCCATGGGCGATGCGTTCTTCACCGCACCCAACCCACCCTTCGGGGCCGAGCTCACCTACCACCTGAAGGACGCCACCAAGAGCCTGAAGGACCAGCGCAAGGAACGCGAGCAGGAACGCACCAAGGCGAAGCAGCCGCTCAGCGTACCCGCGTGGGACTCGCTGGAGACCGAGCTGCGCGCGTTGGACCCCAAGGTGTGGCTGGTGGTGACCGATGCGAAGGGCGAGGTGGTGCGCCGCGTGGAGGCCACCAACGCGAAGGGCTTCCAGCGCGTGGTGTGGGACCTGCGGGCCGCTGCGCGCAACCCGGTGACCCCCGGCAATGCGGAAGGCTCGCCCGCCGGCAGCCTGGTGGCCCCCGGCCTGTACGGTGCACAGCTCTTCAAGCAGGTGGATGGCGCGCTCACGGCCATCAGCGCACGCGTGGACGTGCGGGTGGAACCCTTGATGAAGGGGACCCTGCCCGGAGCGTCGCCCGAGGCCGTGGCCCTGTACGCCCGCGAACAGGATGAGCTGTTCGCCCGCGCCCACCGCATGGAGCAACGCTTCCGCGCGGCACAGGAGCGAAGCACGCTGCTGCTCGCCGCCTATGGTCGGGCACCACGCACCGATGAGGTGCTGCACCGCGAGCTCATCGCCCTGCGCGACACCCTCCAGGCCATCGACATCACGTTGAACGGCAGCAAGGCGCGCGCACAGGTGGGCGAGGAACGGGCAACACCAGGCATGCGCGACTTCCTGTGGAACGCGGCCGGCGGGGCGAGTGCGCTCACCTATGGACCCACGGCCACGCACCGTGCGAGCCGCACGCACGCCGAGAACCTGCTTGCGGACCTTGAACGCCGGGTGAACGAAGCCTATGGCAAGGCCGATGCCCTCGAGCCGCGCGTGCAGGCGCTGGGCGCACCGGCGCTGAAGGAACGGTAGGGCTCACCCAAGGCCCTCCACGTACCGCCGGTCGTTCGCCAGGCGCGGCACCTTGCTCTGCGCGTCGTTCATCCCACGCGCCTTCATCCAGGTGGCGAAGGACCCGCGTGGCCGCGAACGGACCACCAACGGACGCAGCACCTTGCCGGTGATCAGGTCCTTGTAATACGGGTTGCGCTTCTGCAGCGCCTCATCCATGATCGTGGCGAACCGCGCCATGTCCGCAGGCTGTGCGGCGAACTCGATGTGCCACTCGTGGAACGGAAGTCCTTCGGCGGGTGAGAGCTGCGGCGCCACGGTGAACTCCGCCACTTCGCAGGGCACCGCGGCGATGGCGTCCTTCAGCGCGCCCTCCACCTCCTCGGCGATCACGTGCTCACCGAAGGCGCTGGTGAAGTGCTTGGTGCGGCCCGTGACCTTGATGCGCGGTGGCGTGAGCGATACGAACTTCACGGTATCGCCGATCTCGTAACCCCAGAGCCCGGCGTTGGTGTAGAGCACAAGGGCGTACTGCGTATTCAGCGCCACCTCGGCGATGGAGCGCGGTCGGCGGTCGTTGCCCTGCATGGGCACGAAGCCGAAGTAGATGCCGTTGTCGAGCACCAACAGCAGGCCATCGTCGTTGTCGAGGTCCTGGTAGGCGATGAAGCCTTCGCTCGCGGGGAAGAGCTCCACGCTCGGCACGCTGCCACCGATCAGCGCTTCCATGCGGCTGCGGTAGGGCGCGTAGTTCACGCCGCCGTACACGAACAGCGAGAAGTGCGGGAACACCTTCTTCACCGTGGCCTTGCCAGTGCGCGAGAGCAGCCGCTCGAAGTACATCTGCACCCAGGCAGGGATCCCGCTGATCAGACGCATGTCCTCCTGCATCGTCTCGCCCACGATGGCCTCCACCTTCGTCTCCCAGTCGGGGATGCTGTTGGTGGCGAACGAGGGCATCCGGTTCTTCAGCAGGTACTTCGGGACGTGGTTCGCCACGATGCCGCTGAGCCTTCCCATGGGGATCGCGCCCTTGCGGTCGAGCACGGGGCTGCCCTGCAGGAAGATCATCTTCCCGTCCACGAAGTCGGCGCGGCCGCTGTGCGCGATGTAGGCGAGCAGGGCACGGCGCGCGCTGCCGATGTGGTTGGGCAGTGAGTGATGGGTGATGGGGATGTACTTGGCGCCGCTGGTGGTGCCGCTGGTCTTGCACAGGTACAGCGGAAGTCCCGGCCACAGCACGTCCTTGTCCCCGGCGACGATGCGATCGATGTACGGCCGGAAGCCTTCGTAGTCGCGCAGTGGCACGGCTTGCACGAGGCCGGCGTGGTCGTGCACCTGGTGCAGCTTGTGGTCGCGACCGAAGGTCGTGGCCCCGCCGAGCTCCACCAACTGCCGCAGCACACCCAGCTGCGTGGCGACAGGGTCCATGGCGCGTCGCATCACCGCGTTGGTCACGAGGCGGGCGTAGGGCTTGGCGATGGCGCTCTTGAGGCTCATGTCCAGGGACAGGGGAAGGAGCGTGGGATGCAAGCTTCCTGCGCCCGCGCCTTGGTTCTCACTTGAACACCATATAGGCCTGCGGGTCGATGGCCTCCCCATCAAGCCACAGTTCAAAATGCAGGTGAGGTCCGGTGCTGAGCTCCCCACTGTCACCCACGATCGCGACGGCCTCACCGGCCTTCACCTTGTCGCCCACCTTCTTCAGCAGCACGCTGTTGTGCTTGTAGACGCTCACCAGATCACCCCGGTGCTGCAGGTGCAGTACATGGCCGCCGTCGCTGGTCCAGCTGGCGAGCGTCACGGTGCCGTCCAAGCAGGCCTTCACGGCCTCGTCCGCCTTGGTGACCACGTCGATGCCGAAATGGCCCTGCGCCCGGTCGAAGGTGCTGGTGACGATCCCGCGCAGGGGCGGGAAGAAGAACACGCCGGCCAATGCGCGGCGCTCACCCGCCGGACCCGTGGCCTCGGACAGCGCGTAGGCCTCCTCCTCCTTGACCTTGAGGCGGAGCAGGCTGTCCTTCAGCCCCGGACGAAGGTCCTCCGCATTGGGCACCTGCTTCACGGCCCGCAGGCGGAAGCTGGTGTCCGCAGCGACCTCTCCGCGCAGCACGCGTTGCAGGTTGGCGATGTACAGGGCCTGTTCCTCCAGACGGTGATCGAGCGAATCGGCGAGCAGGGTGCTGCGGTAGGCGTTGATCTTGGTTTCCTGGTCCGAATACCCCGGGATGTAGCGCTTGAGCGGAGTGAGCACGATGATGGCCGCCACCATCAGGCCGTGCAGCGTGAAGGCGGCGATGGCCAGCAGCAGCACGTTGAGCCGCGACAGTCGGATGCTGAACCGTTCCTCGAAGGTGCGGTCGTTGATCAGCAGCAGCCGGTACTTGCTCTTCAGCTTGCGCAGCACCTGCTTGCGCGGACGGGGAGCGGTGGGCTCGGCCATGCGGACAAATATCGGCGTGACCAGGGCCCTTCGGTACCTTCAGCGCCGCGATGGACCCCGGACGGAAAGCCCTGATGCTGGTCACCGCGGGCGCATGCGCGTTGCTGCTTCTTCCCGGGCTGGTGCGTGAGGGCATGTTCATGGACGGCATGCTGTACACCGTGGTGGCCCACAACGAGGCCCGCGGCATCGGCACCTTCTGGCAGCCACGCTTCAGCCAGCTGGGCCTGGCGAACATGGACACCTTTCACGAGCACCCACCACTGGGGTTCGGGATGCAGGCCCTGTGGTTCCGGACGTTCGGGAGCGCCTTCTGGGTGGAGCGCGCCTATGCGCTCACCACCGCCCTGCTGATGGTGGCGCTCCTGCTCGGGATCTGGCGCGAGCTCACGCGCGGCGATGCACGCATCCGTGGCCTGGGGGCCTGGCCCGTGCTGTTGTGGGGCATCGTGCCCCAGGTGTTCTGGTGCACGCACAACAACATGTTGGAGAACACCATGGGCCTGTTCACCACGGGCGCCCTGTGGTGTGCGCTGCGCGGCCTGCGCACGGGCTCCATGGCCCTGGCGGTGGGTGCCGGCTCGCTGGTGTTCCTCGCCACGTTCACCAAGGGCGTTCCCGGGCTCTTCCCGCTGGGGGCTCCGTTCCTCTGGTGGCTGTTCACCCGGCAGGGTGGCGTGCGCAGGATGGTGCTGTTCACCGTCGTCCCGGTGGTCACGGTGGTGCTGGTGTACCTCGCCCTCTGGCAATGGCCCGACGCCCGTGCCAACCTTGAGCCTTACGTCGAGGCCCGCCTCATGCACAGGATCGCCGCCAAGCCCACGGTGGAGCACCGCTGGCAGATCCTGCTGGACCTGTTCAACTCACAGCTTGGCCCGATCATGCTGGCCGGGGTGCTGGTGCTTGCCGCTGCACGTGGCGCGTCCGGGCCGGCCACCGGCCGCCCCGCGCTCGCCCTGATGGCCATCGGGTTGTCCGGCGTGGCCCCCATGATGCTCACCCTGGTCCAGAAGTCGTTCTACAGCGTGCCGGCCTTTCCGCCGATCGCCCTGGGCCTGGCCCTCTGGAGCGCGCCGGCACTGGAGCGGCTGCTGGAGCGTATCGCCCTGCGCCGGGGCCTCGCCCGAGGGCTGTCCGTCGCCGGCGGAGCGGCCCTGTTGACCGCTCTGGCGACCTCGGTGCTGCTCTGGGGCCGACCGGGGCGCGATGCGGACATGCTGCACGACGTGGCCCGCATCGGGGCCACCGTACCGCAGGGCACGCTCGTCGGCTGCGCCCCGGAGCTCTGGGAGCAATGGAACCTGCAGGGCTACCTGCTGCGCTACCACGACATCTCCCTGGACCCGCACGGCCGGCCGCACAGCTGGTTCCTCGCGCCGGTGGGGAATGACCTTCCTGGGGAATGCCACCCGGAGGGAACGGCACTGCGCACCCTGCGACTGGCCCGCTGCACGCATGGGTCGGGGGCGATGAAATAACTTCGCCCGTTCGCAGTTGATGCTCCCGTGAAGCGGATCCCCGTCCACCTCGCCGCTCTTGTCGTGCTCCTGGCCCTCCTGGCCGGTGGGTGTTCCAAGGAGAAGGACCGCTTCCTCAACCGGGCTTACCACCGTCTCACCTCCCGGGACAATGGCTGGTTCAACGCCAATGAGAAGCTCAAGGAGACCGTGGACGGCATTGAAAGGGCCTATATCGACGACTTCGACAAGATGCTGCCCCTCTTCGTGTACGGCACCGAGGATCAGGCCAAGGGGGCCGGCGGCGACCTGGAGAAATGCATCGAGAAGTGCTCGCTCGTGATCGAGCGGCACAGCATGGACATCAAGGGCAAGCAGCGCAACAGCTGGATCGACGACGCCTACTTCGTCATCGGCCGCAGCTACTTCTACAAGCGGGCCTGGTTCGATGCCCAGCGCACCTTCGACTACATCGGCCGGCGGTTCAAGGACCAGGACAGGCAGTACGAGGCCAAAGTGTGGCTGGCGCGCACCCTGATGGAGACCGAACAGTACGCCCGGGCCCAAAGCACCCTGGACGAGGTGAAGGAGGTGAAGGAGCTGCCGAAGCGGTTCCCGCATGACGAGCTCGCCGCGGTGCAGGCCGACCTGGACCTCCGGCGCGGCAAGGTGGACGATGCCATCATGAACCTGGAGCGGGCCGTGGACATCACCAAGGACCGGCAGCGTCGGGTGCGGTGGACCTTCATCCTGGCGCAGCTGTACCAGGTGAAGGGCATGGACGACCGCTCGATCGCGGCCTACAAGCAGGTCACGCGGATGAACCCGCCGTACGAGCTGGCCTTTCACGCCCAGGTGTTCCAGGCGCTCGCCTTTGACCGGGGCGACAGCAAGGCCTTGCGCAAGATGCTCAACCGCATGCTGCGCGACGACAAGCACGTGGACCACTTCGACATGATCCACTATGCGCTGGCGGACATCGACCTCAAGGAGAACAAGGACAGCAGCGCCATCGCGCACCTCAAGCGCAGCGCCTATGTCAGCACCAACGACACGCGCCAGAAGGCCAAGACCTGGCTGCGCCTGGCCGACCTGTACTTCGACGACCGTGCCTACCCGGATGCGCAGCTCTACTACGACAGCACGAGCACCCTGCTGGCCGAGGAGCATCCGCGCTTCGAGGAGGTGGCCACACGCGCGGAGGTGCTCGGCGAGCTCGTGGAACAGCTCAACATCATCGCGCGGGAGGACAGCCTGCAACAGCTGGCGGGGATGGACCCCGAGGAGCGCGAGAAAGCCATCAAGCGCCTGATCCGCGAACGCGAGAAGGCCGAGGCGGAGAAGGAGGTCGCCGAACGGGAGGCCCGGGAGGCGGAGGCCGCAGGAACGGCCGCACCGGCGCGCCCCGCCACACCGGCCGGCGGCGGTTCAGGGGCCTGGTACTTCTACAACCCCCAGCAGCTGGGCCGCGGGCTCTCGGAGTTCAAGAAGAAATGGGGCAACCGCCCCTTGGAGGATGACTGGCGCCGCCGCGACAAGAGCGGGTCCGCCATCGCGCAGGAGGAGCCTGAGGAGGCTGGCGAGCCCACCGCCGAGGGCACCGAGGGCGAGGGCAAGGAGGGTGAACCCGAATGGAAGGACCCCGGGTTCTACCTCAAGGACCTGCCCACGAGCGACACCGCCCTGGCCGCTTCCAACGCGAAGATCTGTGAGGCGATGTACCGCAGCGGGATGATCTACAAGGAGAAGCTCAAGGATACCGACAACGCCATCGAGAGCTTCGAGACGCTGATCAACCGCTTCGAGGAGTGCCGCTTCACCCCCGAGAGCCACTATCAGATGTACCGCATCTACCTGGCCCGGGAGAAGAGCGGCAGCTTCATCGATTTCGGAGGCAGCACCTCGCAGGCCTATGCCAACATCATCCTGGAGCGCTGGCCTGACAGCGAGTTCGCCCGGCTGGTGCGCGATCCATCGTTGCTGGAGGGCGGCGAGGCCCGGCGCAAGGTGGAGGCCGCCGAGTACGACCAGCTCTACCGCGAGTTCCGCCAGCGCAACTACCTGCTGGTGATCTCCACCTGCAATCAGGTGATCACCAACGAGCCCCGCAACCACCTGCTGGGCAAGTACCACCTGCTGAAGGCCATGGCCATCGGCGGCACGCGTGAGCTCTCCGCCTTCCGCACCGCACTGCAGGAGGTCAAGGACAAATTCCCCGCCACCGAGGAGGCCAAGGCCGCCGAGGACCTGCTGGCCGTCCTGGACCGCCAGGCCACCTCCGAAGGGGCGCCTGCGGAACAGGGCAAGGCCCCGACGAACGCCAGTTCATTCCGTATGGACCAGGGTCCGCACTACATCGCGCTCATCCACCCCAACAGCGCGGGCGACATCAATACGGTGAAGACGAAGATCAGCGACTTCAACCGGCGCTACTTCCCGGGCCGCAACATCCTCATCGAGAACACCATCCTGGACGCCGAGCAGCAGGTGGTGGTGCTGCGCCTGTTCGATGACAAGGCCGCCGCCATGGCCTACTACCATCAGTTCCTCGGCGACGTGGGCATGTTGGGCGGCATCAATGACCAGGGGCATCCCATCTTCGCCATCAGCCCGGACAATTACGCCCAGCTGTACAAGAACAAGGACGTGGACGCCTACGCGGCCTTCTTCACCCAGAACTACCTGCCCAAGCAGTAGGCTTCGACCGGTGGCTTGGTCGGATCATCTGAGCCGTTAACTTTGTCCCTGACGATCAGGAACCTGTACGCGATGGCCCTTTTCCAACCCGATAAAAAGTCCGAGCCCATGAACAAGGCCGCCGAACCGGTGAACACCGGCAAGATCAACAGCATCATGGAGGGCACCTCCATCGAGGGGGAGATCCGCAGCGACAGCAACCTGCGCATCGACGGCCGGGTGAAGGGCACCATCAACGTGCGCGGCCGGCTCATCGTGGGGCAGACCGGGGTGATCGAGGGCGAAGTGAGCTGCCAGAGCTCCGACATCGAGGGCACCCTGGTCGGCAAGGTCAACTGTCAGGACCTTTTGAGCCTGAAGGCCACCGCCAAACTGCAGGGCGACATCAACACCAAGAAGCTGGCCATCGAGCCGGGGGCGGTGTTCACCGGCAACTGCAGCATGGCCGGGGGTGTGGTGAAGGAGATGGACCCCGTGCGCCTGCGCACCGAGACCGCCCGTCAGGAGGGCGCGCCCGCACAAGCCGTCCGTTGACCGCCCGCCGATGACCCAGGGGCGCCGCACCTCCCCCCTGGTGCCCGTGCTGCTGTTCACCGTGGTCTGTGGCGCGTGCACAGCGCTCGTCGTCCGGCTGGCCGGCCTTTCCTTGCACTGGGGCTATGGAGCCGTCCTCATCTATTTGGGCGGCGTGACCCTGCTGCTTCATCTCTGGCAGGAGCGCGCAATGGTGAATGACCCCAAGGGCTTCGTACGGCGGTTCATGGCGGGCCTCATGCTGAAGATGTTCGTGAGCATCGTGGCGGTGGCCGTGGTCCTGCTCACCCTGCCCCGGGCACAGGCCGTGCCGCTGGCGCTGGCCTTCGCCTTGCTCTACCTGGCCTTCCTGGGCTTCAGCACCGGCCGGCTGGTCCACCTCTCGCGTCGTCAGCCCGCTTCCTGATGGGCACCGCTCCCCGGGGCCGGAGGTCTGACGAGGCGCGCAAAGGGGTCAACGCCTATCTCCGCTACAGCGCGCTCGGCCTGCAGATGGCGGGCATCATCCTAGCGGCCATCTGGGCCGGACGCTGGCTGGACGGGCGCATCGCCCTCCGGTTCCCGGCCTTCACCCTGGCGTTCGCCCTGCTGGGCATCACCGGGGCCATGATCTTCCTCTTCAAGGAGACCCGGCGCTGATGTCGGCCTTCGACTGAATTGCTGCGGATCGCTACCTTCGCGGCCGCAAACGGGACGGACCCCCACGCCTGATGTCGCTGAAACCCTTGCTGCGCCACGCTTTTCTGATCACGGCCACGCTCCTTCTGGGCCGTTCCACCGCGCAGCACAGCTCCCCGGACAGCATCGCGCATCACGCCACGATCACCGTGGACGGTGACGCGCATGCCACCTCCCCGCCCGATGAGGGCCATGGTGCTTCGGAGAAGTTCAACGCCGGAAAGCTCATCATGGACCACATCGGCGATGAGCACGGTTGGCACCTCTGGGGCCACACGAGCCTGCCCCTGCCGGTGATCCTGTACACCAGCGGGCGCGGCCTGAGCCTCTTCAGCAGCAGCCGGTTCGACCACGGGCACAAGACCTACGGCGGGTATGCGCTGCACGAGGGGCAGGTGGTGGCGGTGGATGCACCGGACGGCTCGGACGCGCATCACGCCGGGGTGAACGAGGAGCTGACCGCCGCCACGGTGGACCTGAGCATCACCAAGAACGTGGCCACCCTGCTCATCGTGTCGGCCCTTCTGCTGTGGATCTTCATCAGCGTGGCCCGGGCCTACACCCGCCGCGCCGGCCAAGCGCCGACCGGCCTGCAGAACCTGGTGGAGCCCATCATCCTCTTCGTGCGGGACGACCTGGCCAAGAGCGCCATCGGGCACCGGTACGAGAAGTACCTCCCGTACCTGCTCACCGCCTTCTTCTTCATCTTCTTCAGCAACCTGCTGGGCCTGGTGCCCTTCTTCCCGGGCGGCGCCAACCTCACGGGGAACATCGCCGTCACGGTGGTGCTGGCGGTGATCACCTTCCTGATCGTCACCTTCAGCGGCAACAAGCATTACTGGCATCACATCTTCGCCATGCCGGGTGTGCCGGGCTGGGTGCTGGCGATCCTGACGCCGGTGGAGATCCTGGGCATGTTCCTGAAGCCCTTCGTGCTGGCCATCCGACTGTTCGCCAACATCACGGCGGGCCACATCATCGCGCTGAGCTTCTTCAGCCTGATCTTCGTCTTCGGCGAAACGAGCGCGGGCGCCGGCTATGGCGTGGCCATCGGATCGTGGCTGTTCACCGTGTTCATGTTCATGCTCGAGCTCCTGGTGGCCTTCATCCAGGCGTACGTCTTCACCTTCCTGTCGGCCATGTACATCGGTGCCGCCGTGGAGGAACCCCATCATCACTAGAAACCCGAACTCCCTTAAACCCGCACTCCCATGTTCCTCTCCGTTCTCCTCGACCTCGGCGTTGGTTACGGTATCGCCGCCCTCGGCGCCGGTCTTGCCGCCCTCGGTGCCGGTGTGGGCATCGGCCGCATCGGTGGCGACGCCGTGCAGGCCATGGCCCGTCAGCCGGAAGCCATGAACGACCTGCGCGCCAACATGATCCTCACCGCCGCGCTGGTGGAAGGTGCCGCCTTCTTCGCGATGGTGGTGGGCCTGCTGGTGGTGCTGAAGGAGATGCCGGCCGCCGTTTAAGGCCGCGCCCCGTCGTCCAACCCCGAACCCGCAGCCATGACCGTCCTGGCCAGCCTTGTGAACCCGTCCATCGGCCTCATCTTCTGGATGACGCTGACCTTCGTGACGGTCCTGTTCCTCCTCGCCAAGTTCGCCTGGAAGCCCATCCTCAACGGGCTCAAGGAGCGTGAGGCGTCCATCGCGGACGCCCTCAACGAGGCGAAGCGCGCCCGTGAGGAGATGGCCTCGCTGAACGCGAAGAACGAGGAGCTGATGCGGCAGGCCCGTGAGGAGCGCGAGCTGCTGCTCAAGGAGGCCCGCGACATCCGCGACCGCGAGATCGCCGAGGCCAAGGGCAAGGCGAAGGCCGAGGCGGAGGCCCTGCTCACCAGGGCCCGCGCCGACATCCAGAACGAGAAGAACGCCGCCCTCACCGAAATGAAGAATCAGGTGGCCGAGCTGAGCATCCTGGTGGCCGAGCGCATCCTGCGGGAGAAGCTCGCCGACACCAAGGCCCAGCAGTCCCTGGTGGACAAGGTGATGGCCGAAGCCCAGCTGCGCCGCTCATGAACATCGCACCGGTCGCCTACCGCTATGCACGCTCCGTGATGGAGCTGGCCCTGGAAAAGGGGCAGCTGGACGCGGTGCAGGGCGACATGCGCCTGGTGGCCGGCACGTGCGCAGCGAGCCGCGACCTGCAGGTGCTGTTGAAGAGCCCGGTGGTGAAGCCCGACGCCAAGGGCCGCATCCTCGAGCGGATCTTCGGCGGCAACGTGGGGCCCATCACGTCCAGCTTCATGGGCATCCTGGTGCGCAAGGGCCGGGAG is a window from the Flavobacteriales bacterium genome containing:
- the atpF gene encoding F0F1 ATP synthase subunit B codes for the protein MTVLASLVNPSIGLIFWMTLTFVTVLFLLAKFAWKPILNGLKEREASIADALNEAKRAREEMASLNAKNEELMRQAREERELLLKEARDIRDREIAEAKGKAKAEAEALLTRARADIQNEKNAALTEMKNQVAELSILVAERILREKLADTKAQQSLVDKVMAEAQLRRS
- the atpE gene encoding ATP synthase F0 subunit C yields the protein MFLSVLLDLGVGYGIAALGAGLAALGAGVGIGRIGGDAVQAMARQPEAMNDLRANMILTAALVEGAAFFAMVVGLLVVLKEMPAAV
- the atpB gene encoding F0F1 ATP synthase subunit A, with the protein product MSLKPLLRHAFLITATLLLGRSTAQHSSPDSIAHHATITVDGDAHATSPPDEGHGASEKFNAGKLIMDHIGDEHGWHLWGHTSLPLPVILYTSGRGLSLFSSSRFDHGHKTYGGYALHEGQVVAVDAPDGSDAHHAGVNEELTAATVDLSITKNVATLLIVSALLLWIFISVARAYTRRAGQAPTGLQNLVEPIILFVRDDLAKSAIGHRYEKYLPYLLTAFFFIFFSNLLGLVPFFPGGANLTGNIAVTVVLAVITFLIVTFSGNKHYWHHIFAMPGVPGWVLAILTPVEILGMFLKPFVLAIRLFANITAGHIIALSFFSLIFVFGETSAGAGYGVAIGSWLFTVFMFMLELLVAFIQAYVFTFLSAMYIGAAVEEPHHH